The proteins below are encoded in one region of Amycolatopsis acidiphila:
- a CDS encoding 3-hydroxybutyrate dehydrogenase, whose protein sequence is MNGSVTELDGRIALVTGAGSGIGRACVLALADAGAKVHAVDIDGAAAERVVAETGGWAHTCDLADPAAVDALPAEVDILVNNAGFQHVAPLPEFPPEVFARVQQVMVTAPFLLIRKVLPHMYARGHGRIVNVSSVHGLRASPFKSAYVAAKHALEGLSKVAALEGAPHGVTSNCVNPGYVDTPLVRDQVRDQAAAHGLAESEVVGQVLLRRAAIKRLIDPAEVAGLVRWLCGEHARQVTGVSLPVDGGWTAA, encoded by the coding sequence ATGAACGGCTCGGTAACCGAACTGGACGGCCGGATCGCCCTGGTCACGGGCGCTGGCAGCGGGATCGGGCGCGCGTGCGTCCTGGCGCTCGCCGATGCCGGGGCCAAGGTGCACGCCGTCGACATCGACGGCGCCGCCGCCGAACGCGTCGTCGCCGAGACCGGCGGCTGGGCGCACACCTGCGACCTCGCCGATCCGGCCGCGGTCGACGCGCTGCCGGCCGAGGTCGACATCCTGGTCAACAACGCCGGCTTCCAGCACGTGGCGCCCCTGCCCGAGTTCCCGCCCGAGGTGTTCGCCCGGGTGCAGCAGGTCATGGTCACCGCGCCGTTCCTGCTGATCCGCAAGGTCCTGCCGCACATGTACGCCCGCGGCCACGGCCGGATCGTCAACGTCTCCAGTGTGCACGGACTGCGGGCGAGCCCGTTCAAGTCCGCCTACGTCGCGGCGAAGCACGCGCTCGAAGGACTGTCCAAAGTGGCCGCACTGGAGGGTGCGCCGCACGGGGTCACCAGCAACTGCGTCAACCCCGGCTACGTCGACACCCCGCTGGTGCGCGACCAGGTCCGCGACCAGGCCGCCGCACACGGGCTCGCCGAGTCCGAAGTGGTCGGCCAGGTCCTGCTGCGGCGGGCCGCCATCAAACGGCTGATCGACCCGGCCGAGGTCGCCGGGCTGGTGCGGTGGCTCTGCGGCGAGCACGCCCGCCAGGTCACCGGCGTCTCGCTGCCCGTCGACGGCGGCTGGACCGCCGCCTGA